ATGCTGAAGACTGGTCAGGGATAAGAGTGGCTACTGGGAAGCTGTGAGGgagcagtcagggaaggcttcctggagaaggtgacAACAAACTGGGACCTGAACAGGAGTTAATCAAGAGGAGGGGATAGATGGGGTAGGGAGGTAACAGTGTGCCAAGGACACTGTGTATGCAGTGATCTGGAGGTGGGAGTGACAGGGGTGTGGGTGGGGAGGCCCTGCCCTCCCAGGCTGTCTAGAGCCCCCTCTCACCCTTACCCCACTCTGGGCTCTGGCCTCCCTGGCCGTCTCTCCGGGCTGCAGTCAACTTCACCAGCTGGAGCAGATGCTACTGAACACCAGCTTCCCGGGCTACAACCTGACTTTGCAGACACCCACCATCCAGTCTCTGGCCTTCAAGCTGAGCTGCGACTTCTCTGGCCTCTCACTGAGCAGTGCCACTCTGAAGCGGGTGCCCCAGGTCAGAGGCTGCAGGTGGTAGTGGTGGGGGCGTGGCCAGCTGCCCCTGCCCTAGAAGTCCTCCAGGGGTTTAAGGTCTGGACTTTCTTTAGGCTCCACTGtcctcctccccacaccccctAGTCCAGGCTCTGCCCTAACTAGCAGTGAGTtacctcctctgtaaaatggggccgATACTCGCTATGTGAATTGTGGAAAGGGTGGTGCTTTATGGCCCCTCCAGGGCGGAgtcttcttcctgctttggctGGAGGCTGCCCCTTGAGGGAGGCAGCTGTGAGAGAAGCCAGGAACCCTGGCTCCTTTTAGGACCCTGGGATGATTGGCTGGATCCCtggtgggggctgggctggggctgagTGCTGAGGTAGCTCCATCTTCAGGGGCCCAGTGGGTCAGGTAAACACCCCAAACTCAGGAACAGCATGGAGGGAAGGCCTGGGATCTCGGGAAGTTTGGGAGGAGATGCAGCCTGGGGGGAGAAGGTTCTGTGGGTGGAAACCCCAAGGAAAGTTTCACGGGGAGTGGGAGGCAGTGAAGGTGTTGGGGTCAGGTCTACAGGTGCTGGTTGCCAGACTCAGCTTGTCTGTGACCCTCTGCAGGCCCGGGGTCAGCATGCCCAGGGTCAGTATGCCTGGGGTCAGCATGCCATGCAGTTCCCTGCCGAGCTGACCCAGGACGCCTGCAAGACCCGGCCCAGGGAGCTGCGGCTCATCTGTATCTACTTCTCCAATGCCCACTTTTTCAAGGTCAGTGTGATGGTGGGCCAAGGAGGGTGGGTGCCGGCCCCTTCTTGGGATCCACTGCAGGTGCCCAGCACTGCCTGGCCTCTGGGTGACCAGCACTGAGTGAGACCAACCAGCCAGCTGTGCAATCCAAGCCAGCCAttgtccctctctgggcctcagtttccctgccagCTTTAGCAGAATGGTAGGAAGGCACAATTACATCTGCAAATGAGACCTAAgaaacctactatgtgcctgtcGCTAGGCCGGAGACAGACAAGAAGACACTTGTTCCCTGCGCTCAGAGAACTCTCTGTCTTCATGCTTAGACTAAGCCcttagagttgtttttttttttgtcagagtctcgctctgttgcccaggctggagtgcagtggcatgatctcggctcactgcaacctccacctcctgggttcaagcgattcctctgcctcagcctccctgggattacaggcgtgcaccacaatgcccagctaatttttgtatttttagtagagaccgggtttaaccatgttggcgaggctgatcctgaactcctggcctcaagtgatctacctgcctcagcctcccaaaatgctaggattataggcgtgagccactgtgcccggcccaaccTTAGAGATTTAATGTCAGCACAAGGTTGATTATAGCCATAAAGATCCAGAGCGATGGATGAGTCAGGGTGGGGTCAGGGCTCTTCCCAATGGGCAGTCCAGGGGAGCTTCTGGGGAAGGTGCCTTTCAACCTTGGCTTTGAAAGTGTGTGAGGATAGTGGTGAGGTGGAGGGTGTGGGGCTGGAATGAATTAAACGAATGGGAGGTGAAGCAGGGGTTGGTAAGAGGACAGCTTTCCACAGGGCAggaacagcacatgcaaaggctgggaggctgggaggctgggaaggCTTTCATGCTGCACACGTGAAACTCTTGCTGCTTGTTCTCATCCAGGGAAGCGGGGCTCAGACCTTACCCAGGGCCTCCCCATTTCCCCTCCACTCAACCCTTCTCCTGCTGCCCTTCCAGGATGAAAACAACTCATCTCTGCTCAATAACTATGTCCTGGGGGCCCAGCTGAGTCATGGGCATGTGAACAACCTCAGGGATCCGGTGAACATCAGCTTCTGGCACAACCAAAGCCTGGTACTGCTGGGAGCGACCCCATTTCCACTGCACCCCTGCCCCTCTGTGACTCTCCTGTTGAACATTGGTTTGCCCAGACCCAAACCTGTGGAACCATCTTGGAAATCCGTCACACTTTGAAAATTCCTGCTcaagaaataagagagagagaagtttttACTCATGCATTTGTCAGAATTCTTTCAGTTGCAAGTGAGAAAAGACCACCTGAAGCCAGCTTGAGCACAGAGGGAACTGATTGGCACACATCAATGAAATGTCTAGGGGTGGTCCACCAgcttcaggcacagctggatcCGGGGACAGATCTGATGCCCTCGTGGCTCAGTCTCTCTCCATCTCAGCAATGGTCTCCTGCCTTGGCTGTCCATTCTGTGGCATGATGGATGCTGAAGAGCCagacttcctttccttcttcccatcAGGCTCttccccccactccccactcccaacCTGCCCCAGTGCAGATCAGGGTCTCAGGATCTTAAAGGTTCACTGGGTCATGTGTACATCCCTGTACCTGTCACTGTGTCCAGGGGGATGGAAGGTGTGgattggccaggcctgggtcACACGGCCCAGGGACTGGGGTGAAAGAGTGAGCTCCTAGGGGAAGTGCAGATGCTGATCCTGGAACAAAGAAAGGGCTGCTcattgggggtgggggcagagtgGGGTGGCTCCCAAGCCTCAGTGCCTCCTTTTCTGGTTCCTGCCATTCCTGAAAAGCCCGGAGCCTCTGCTTtctgctccatcttcccttcaGCCTCACCAGGACTGCCCTGCACTCTAAATTTCACCATCGTCCTTTCCTTTCATCTCTGGGCTTTTGCCACTGTGGTTCCCTCCACCTGGAATGCCCTTGCCCTACTCGTGTTGAAATCCAACACATCCTCTAAGGCCTTAGGGCCCCCACCTCGCCTTCTCCCTTTGGGTCAGCTCTGCCACCCTCCATGGTTTTCCGTGACGGCCCGTGTCATTTCCTCCACCTCTCCACCCACGGGACTTGGCGTTAGGGTTGTCTGTGGATGCGTCTGCCCCGACCAGGCATGGGTCTGAGCACATTGCTCTTCCCCACAGGGACGAGGGGAAGGGATCAGCTGGTTATGGAGTGCCTACTGTATAAATGGCCAGAGCTGGACACTCAAGATTCCACGTTGCCCTTTGTTTTTCCACCATTCTTGTAATATGGGTATGAATGATCCTATTCTGTAGATGactaaactgaggcacagagcaacTTGGCATCTTGCCCAGGTCACTCTGAGAGCCCACAGTGGAGATGGGACTGGAATCTGAGACTGTCTGAGGCCAAAGGCCAGCCAGTGCCTGGTAAAATGTTGGCGAATGTACAGTTGAGTCACCGTTGGCCCCCAGGACTCCCAGACACTGATCTGCAGCCTTTCCTTTGCACCCTATGACTGACTCCAGCATCTCCACCCAGGAAGGCTACACCCTGAGCTGTGTCTTCTGGAAGGAGGGAGCCAGGAAACAGCCCTGGGGTGGCTGGAGCCCTGAGGGCTGTCGTACAGAGCAGCCCTCCCACTCTCAGGTGCTCTGCCGCTGCGACCACCTCACCTactttgctgttctcatggtatGTATGCATCCTGAGTGGGGCCCATAGCTGTAGAGGGCTCTGTGTCTGTGGCAGAGGAGCAAGGCAAAAGCTGGTGCAAGGGGCAGAAAATCCAACTTAAATGggcttaagcaaaaaaaaaaaaaaagaaaggaaaaaaagaaacaaaatttatggACTCATGTTTCTGAAAAGGCTGGGTTAAGCTTCAGGCATGGCTTGATCCAGGGGCTGATCACTAAGATCACTAAGATAGCACTCTATCTCTGTCACTCAACTGTGCTTGCTCTGTGCTGGCTTAGCCCTCAAATAGGAACTCCTAACATGAGATAATAATATAGCTGGCAGCAGTTCCAGGCTCATGCCCTGCAAGCTTTCAGACCAGTGGAATAAAATCTTTTACCCAGTTCTGCCAGCCATGTGCTcatccctgaaccaatcactataggcaggaggagggagggccCTACTTGATCAGGCCTGGTACACCTTTCTGCACAGAGAGGGCAAAGTGGTGGAACCCCCCAGGTGCATAGGGagtaggggaaggggaagggagacaCTCATAGCAGAAGAGGGAGATGGGAACTGTCGTGGGGGCAAAACTCACTGTATCTGCCATGGCCTCGTTCAGGCCAGGTCCATGGCTAGGCTTATGGGGAAGGGGACTTGGAGAGGAGGCCTCAGGAGGTCTCTCTGActgaggctgggagggagggcaATACTATGCTTCTGGCCTccagcccctcttccctcctgCAGCAGCTGTCCCCGGCCCTGGTCCCTGCAGAGTTGCTGGCACCTCTTACATACATCTCCCTCGTGGGCTGCAGCATCTCCATCGTGGCCTCGCTGATCACAGTCCTGTTGCACTTCCATTCCAGGTATTCCGCTGCCATAGTGCTGGGCCTGCCCCAAACTGTGGCACATCACCCTTCCTTGTGTCCCATTTAGTCAACTAGAACTGGGTGTGCTTCTCCAGAGGGTGGGGGCCAGGAGGTGGGAGACCAGCCTTTTGGTGCGACTGCTGTGGGATCCCTGCCCCTTCTTCACCTCATTTTCCCGGTCAGCATGCACCAGTGGGTAGTGCTGCCTGGGTGATGTCCCTGGGCCATGGAGGGCCATGCTTTCACCTGCAGGAAGCAGAGTGACTCCTTAACACGCATCCACACGAACCTGCACGCCTCCGTGCTGCTCCTGAACATCACCTTCCTGCTGAGCCCCGCATTTGCCATGTCTCCTGTGCCCCGGTCAGCGTGCACGGCTCTGGCTGCTGCCCTGCACTACGCACTGCTCAGCTGCCTCACTTGGATGGCCATCGAGGgcttcaacctctacctcctccTCGGGCGCGTCTACAACATCTACATCCGCAGATATGTGCTCAAGCTTGGTGTGCTAGGCTGGGGTAAGCACAgcatctctcctctccttctcagACCTCCAGGCGGGCAGGGTATTGACCCCCTTTAgtcctttctttcccctcctcctcaTCATCGTAGTGGCCATTACATGACCACTAGCTGTGATCTCTGTCTACACCTGCCTCTACTTTCTACGTTACTAATTTTATCACCTCTTCCACCTCCATCATCACCATCgtcacctcctccacctccttcaccaccatcatcacctccTCCACCTACAtcaccacctcctccacctccttacCACTATtatcacctcctccacctctgttatcaccatcacctcctccacctccatcaCTACCATCATCTCCTCCACTTCCGTTATCACCATCACCTCCTCGACCtccatcactaccatcatcattTCCTCCACTTCTGTTATCACcatcacctcctccacctccatcaccacctcctccaccttcatcaccatcatcatcacctccTCTACCTCTACCACCNNNNNNNNNNNNNNNNNNNNNNNNNNNNNNNNNNNNNNNNNNNNNNNNNNNNNNNNNNNNNNNNNNNNNNNNNNNNNNNNNNNNNNNNNNNNNNNNNNNNTCACCATCACCTGCTTCATCTCCTCCACCTCTGTCACCACcatcacctcctccacctccatcgccatcatcatcacctcctccatctccttcacctctatcatcaccatcatcacttcctccacctccatcatcaccatcatcagcaCCTTCACCTCCTTCATCACCATCACCTGCTTCATCTCCTCCACCTctgtcaccaccatcatcacctcctccacctccatcGCCATCACCATCACCTCCTCCATCTCCTTCACCTCTGTTAGCACCATCATCATCTCCTCCActtccatcatcaccatcatcatctcctccacctccatcaccatcacctcctccatctcctccacCTCTATCATCATCACCTCTTCCACCTCTATCATCGCCATCACCTCCTCCATCTTCTCCACctctatcatcaccatcatcacctcctccacctccactatcaccatcatcacctccATCTCCTCCACTTCCATCATCAACATCATCTCCTCTACCTCCTTCACCACCGTCACCACGTCCTCCacctccatcaccatcatcacttcTTCCACCTTCTCTGTCTCCAACAGTACCATCACTGCTACCTTCATCACTGTCTTTGCCCCTTTCTTGCTTATTTCTATTTCCTCAGCAGTTGCCCTGTCCTCCCTCCCATTtgctccccaccaccaccatcccagTGTGACCACTCCTCCCTCCACCACTGTTCCATTGTAGAGCTGAGCTTCCTCCAAACCACCAGGCTTATTGCTCTGAAGCTGGGGGCTCAGAACGGTCTCCTCCCAGTTGTCTCTTGCCCAGTGGAATTCTGTGTCAGCAGCCCCAGGGACCAAGGGCCAGCCCTCTCCCACATCTCCTGAGCCTTTGTCTCACCCCTCAGGGGTCCCAGCCCTCCTGGTGCTGCTTTCCCTCTCTGTCAAGAGCTCAGTGTACGGACCCCACACGATCCCCGTCTTCAACAGCTGGGAGAATGGCACGGGCTTCCAGAACATGTCCATGTGAGTGCCCTCAGGGCTGCAGTGGGCTCCCTGGCTCTGGCAGAAGGGCCACATGGGCCTGGGACCCCAAATGGAATATTCTGTAGGCAAAGCACTGGCTGTGGGGCAGAGAGGGAGCTGGGGCTGACAGGGGAGTTTGCAGGGGGCTTCGCCACATCCCTTCCATGGATCCAGGTCTCCTGCAGAGGCAGCCTTGTATTCTATGCTGACAAAGTCTACGAAGCCACATCTGCTCGCCAACATGCCAGGGCAGCCGGGCCTCCCGTCTCCTCTGTCCTGCCCCGTCCTTCAGTGCCCAGGCCCTGAGGGTCTGGCTCAGCCTGCACTTGACTCTGTTCCCCTGCAGACCACCTTGCTGCACCTACCCAGGCTTCGACTCCTTCCGACCTGCTCTTGGCACTGCCAGGCCTTCAAGCCTTCCTAGTCGGACAAGAATGCTGTGGGGGCTGGGCTTGGGGGAGGCAAGGAGAGGCAGCGAGGTGGGCCTTTGGGGGCCGGGGGACACGCTACTGCTTTTTTATAGCCCCTCCCTGCAGGCGAGGACATTAAGCTATTTATTATTAtgcagcatttcttttttttttttgagacagagtctcgctctgtcgcccaggctggagtgcagtggccggatctcagctcactgcaagctccgtctcccgggtttacgccattctcctgcctcagcctcccgagtagctgggactacaggcgcccaccacctcgcccagctagttttttgtattttttagtagagacggggtttcaccaggttagccaggatggtcttgatctcctgtcctcgtgatccgcccgactcggcctcccaaagtgctgggcttacaggcttgagccactgcgcccggcctattatgcAGCATTTCTAACAGCCAGACATAGACTAGCCTAAGGAACCCCCTCCGGCCCGTTACTCACTTGCAGTTGGCTGTGGaaccttctttttccttcttggcTGATGAAGGCTCAGGATAGCTGGGGGCTGATTCTGTGGCAGGCCTTGGGTATCAGCCGGTTTCATTTTCACAAGGGCAAGGGCTGGGCCCTGTTGCCAGCCCTATTTTACAGTTAGGGCCCCTGAGAAACAGGCAGCTTAAGAACTCTACCTGAGGAGCCCCAGCCAgtcaggggcagagctgggacgTGGTCTCTGGCAGGCTGGTCCAGAGCCTGGCCCCCAGCCCCTGAAGCAAGGCCGGGGGACTGTGTGGTACATAGGTGGGCCTGATCCCTCACAGTGAGGCTTGGGTGTATCAGAGGACATGTGACTTCAATTTACATGAATTGTTCTCTGCAATCTCCATGACAACCCATAAGGCAAGTGCATAATCATCCCCATCCTACAGGTGAAGAAATAGAATCTCTGGCCTCAGTTTACATACTCTTTgaagatgtattttcttttcttttctttttttttttgagatggagtttcgctcttgttgcccaggctggagtgcaatggcgcgatctcagctcacttcaacctgtgcctcctgggttcaagcgattctcctacttcagcctcccaagtagctgggattacaggtgcctgccaccatgctcagttaatttttgtatttttagtagcgatagggtttcagcatgttggccagactggtctcaactgacctcaggtgatccgtctgccttggcctcccaaagtgctgggattacaggtgtgagccactgtgccaagcctatTTGCTTATATAATAATGTGAGGAGGACAAAGGAGCTTTAGTGACACATCCACAGGACCCACTAATGCACTGATGTTAGAGAACACCCACCTACGAGCCAGCTTCTCCCTGGGTCTCCCtcactctcccctctcctctcaggAAACAATTACCTTGGGgtttgtgactttttttctcttcaatttaaAACATCTCTTACTATGTATGTACACATTCCTAAACCCAAACATcggttaaaaaccaaaaacaggctgggcgcggtggctcacgcctgtaatcccagcactttgggaggccgaggcgggcagatcatgaggtcaggagatcgagaccatcctggctaacacagtgaaaccccatctctactaaaaatacaaaaaattagctgggcatggtggcgggcgcttgtagtcccagctacttgggaggctgaggaaagagaatggcatgaacctgggaagtggagcttgcagtgagccgagatcgcgtcactgcactccagactgggcaacagcaagactccaacttaaaaccaaccaaccaaccaacaaacaaaacacatcctggccaacatggagaaatctcatctctactaaaaatacaaaaattagccaggcgtggtggtgtgcacctgtaatcccagctactcgggaggctgagtcaggagaatcacttgaacctgggaggtggaggttgcagtgagctgagattgcgccactgcactccagcctggagacagagtgagactccatctcaaaaaacaaaacaaaacaaatacaaccCTTGAAAATCATTCAGATGTCTGCTGACGGGACACTGGCTGAATGGACTGTGGTGGAGCTGCCCCTGTGGGGATATTCCCTAGTGGTGAGAGTGAGTGATCCCCTACCACACTCATCAACTCGGAGGAATCCCAAAATAATGTCCTGGGACCCTTGTGACTGTAGGGGCAGGAGCCACGAAGCGAACCTGAGCTGGGGATTGTGACAGTTAGGGGCTCAGGCTGTGGGCCAGGGGCTTTAGGTTCCAGCTTTGCCTCTAACTGGAATGTGTTGCTGAGCCAgagcctgagtttcctcatctgcaaaatgaggatgatTATGTGCTTGCCTCATGGGTTGTCATGGGGATTGCAGGGGACAATTCACATAAAGCACATCGTTACCCGTGGgggttgtccaggttcttggcatcttgaacaaagaattggacaagtctaggcatggtggctcatgcctgtaatcccagcactttggaaggccgaggcaggtggatcagctgaggtcaggagttcgaggtcagcctggacaacatggtgaaaccccatctttactaaaaatgcataaaaattagccgggcgtgatgtcaggtgcctgtattcccagctactcaggaggctgagagaggagaattgcttgaaccccggaggcagaggttgcagtgagccaagatcacgccactgcactccagcctggcaacagagactccctctcaaaaaaaaaaaaaaaaaaaaaaaaaaaaaggacaaagtgtACAGAGTGAGGAATGAATTAAGCAACAAAAGCGGAGAttgattgaaaatgaaagtatgtGCGGGAGTGGGCCAGAGCATAGGGCCTCAAGAGTCGTGAGTTGCGTTACAGAATTTGTGgaggtttaaataccctctagaggtttccactGGTTACTTGGTGTACGCCTTCTGTCAATGaggaggatgaagtaaagttacaaagtcatttgacatatgccctatgtaaatggagaggatatttcctgtcatagctgaagtgtttccatttgatttatttttatttattttgagatggaatctcgctctgtcacccaggctagagtgcaatggtgtgatctgggctcactgcaacctctgcctctcaggttcaagtgattctcctgcctcagcctccctagtagctggaattataggcacccgtcaccacgcccggctaatttttgtatttttaatacagacggggtttcaccatgttggttaggatggtctccaactcctgacctcaagtgatcagcccaccttggcctcccaaagtgctgggataacaggcatgagccactgctcctggcctccatttgatttagttctaggaagtccttACGTTCCCTGTCTCTgaaccctattctcctgcctcagcatgaCATGGTGTCTGACTAAAAGGTGGCATCTGTCTTGAAGGTGtcttggggaggcagagggtggAGGCCTCTGGGAGGGCCCGGGATCAGGGCTGGCTTTGGTCAGTTCTCCATGGCTCTGTGCTCAGCCCTCAGTGAGCTCTCCTGCTGCTCTGTGTGCTCTCAGGTTGACACGGGAGGGCCTTTGTCCACAAGCCACGGGTTGGCAGCCTGCCCACTGTCCAGCGCAGGCCATGGTGGCCCCGTCTAGGTGGGGAGAGGCTCCTGGGTAGGGGTGTCCCACTGCAGAGACGAAGATGAGGCAGTGACAACCATGTAGTGGGGTGGAAGGGGGAGTTTCCAGGAAAGAGGGCTCTGGGCCAAGCATCCAATAGAAGATGGGGCACGCCGGCCTTGGGCTGGCCATGGAAGCAGAGAGGAGTGAGATGTGGAAAGGAGACAGGAAGAATTTTCAGGGTGGTGAAGACACGGGGACGTGAGAGAAACCACTGTGGCTGGAAAGGTGGGCATGAGGGAGCTTCAGATCGTTGACCAAGGCGGCAGATGCATCCTCTGGTGGTGGCCTGGCTGGAAAACCGGGTGAGGGGCTTCACCGTGTGTTCAGTCCGGCAAAAAACAATAGAGCCTGAGCCAGGAGACCGACTGGGGCTTCAGGGAGTGACGCTGGCCTCCTCGCGGGCCTAGGAGCCACCGTGAGCCCGACACATCACCTTCCCCTGCAGATGCTGGGTGCGGAGCCCTGTGGTACACAGTGTCCTGGTCATGGGCTACGGTGGCCTCACGTCCCTTTTCAACCTGGTGGTGCTGGCCTGGGCGCTGTGGACCCTGCGCAGGCTGCGGGCGCGGGCGGACGCACCGAATGCCAGGGCCTGCCGTGACACTGTCACCGTGCTGGGCCTCACCGTGCTGCTGGGAACCACCTGGGCcttggccttcttttcttttggcgTCTTCCTGCTGCCCCAGCTGTTCCTCTTCACCATCTTAAACTCACTCTACGGTAGGGCCGGAGGGTGGCCTGGAGGAAGCCACGTGGCAGGGGGTGTATGGCTGGTGGGATGTTCGCTGCCAAAGGGGTTCAGGTGAAGGGGGTGAGTGGGGCACTGACATCCAGCCCACAGCCCCACTAGCTAAGATGGTGGGGGCTACATCTGCATGAAGGTACCCTATGGTCTGGCCACGGCCGCTCTCCCAGCTCTGAGGCTCTGCCGCTGCGCCTCCTACAGTAAGAGATTCTGGGAGTTGCTCACGGGCCCCAGGGAGGCCAGCTTGCTGCAGCCAAGGAGACCCTGGCCTCTGGGGAAGCCCACGCTGCCCCGTAGCACTCCCACCTACCAGCCTTTCTCTTGCAggtttcttccttttcctgtggTTCTGTTCCCAGCGATGCCGCTCAGAAGCAGAGGCCAAGGCACAGGTAGAGGCCTTCAGCTCCTCCCAGACAACGCCGTAGTCTGGGCCTCCTGGCCTGGAACCCTCAGCCTCTCTGGCTGCCAGTAGCCTGAGGCCACGGCTCCCGCTAGAGGGTGGCAGGCTTGCTACTGGACCCCAGAGGCCACTGTGACCCTCAAGGGGACTTTTCCACTTCCACAGCCTCTCCAGGCACTGAAGGGAAGGTGTTGCTCTACCTCTCCCTGACATTTTGCTCCAGGGCAGATCCAACCTCACCTGGGGCAGCAAACTTTGTCCTGGTACCTGGGCCCAGCTGGTCAGGGATGTGGGCAgagcaccagcctgggcatcaggagGCCGAGTTTCAAGACCTGGTTCTGAGTCTGTATGACCCTGGGTCTGCCACTTCTCACCGACCCTAGGTAACTACAGCTGTGACATGGGGGCAAGTGGCTTTGTTCCAGTTTAACCCGGGAGCTTAGTAAAGATTGCATAAGACCAGGGGGAAGAGTGTCACTGTGGGGTGGGAATTCCCACAGCCTCCACCTGCTTGCTAGGGTCAGGATCTCATCCAAGCTGCCATGGAAGCACCTGCTTGGCCCGTCATCTTCCTCCTGGGGAGGGCCAGACGCCATCTTGGCTTGGGGCACGTGGGACCTACCCAGGGTCTGAGACTTTACTGGCCTATGCCTGAGGCCTCTTTTCCTTTAACTCCCTAAATTATGATGACTCCAAGTCCAAGCCCACCCTTCCCAAAGATTGGGAGGTTCAGCCCTTCCCAGAGGCTCCTCCTGCATACCCCCAAGACTTCTACAGACCGTT
The genomic region above belongs to Piliocolobus tephrosceles isolate RC106 chromosome 17, ASM277652v3, whole genome shotgun sequence and contains:
- the ADGRG5 gene encoding adhesion G-protein coupled receptor G5 isoform X3, translating into MDHCGTLFLCLCLLTLQNATAETWKELLRYMENMQVSRARSPSFSFRQLHQLEQMLLNTSFPGYNLTLQTPTIQSLAFKLSCDFSGLSLSSATLKRVPQARGQHAQGQYAWGQHAMQFPAELTQDACKTRPRELRLICIYFSNAHFFKDENNSSLLNNYVLGAQLSHGHVNNLRDPVNISFWHNQSLEGYTLSCVFWKEGARKQPWGGWSPEGCRTEQPSHSQVLCRCDHLTYFAVLMQLSPALVPAELLAPLTYISLVGCSISIVASLITVLLHFHSRKQSDSLTRIHTNLHASVLLLNITFLLSPAFAMSPVPRSACTALAAALHYALLSCLTWMAIEGFNLYLLLGRVYNIYIRRYVLKLGVLGWGVPALLVLLSLSVKSSVYGPHTIPVFNSWENGTGFQNMSMFLPFPVVLFPAMPLRSRGQGTGRGLQLLPDNAVVWASWPGTLSLSGCQ
- the ADGRG5 gene encoding adhesion G-protein coupled receptor G5 isoform X2; translated protein: MDHCGTLFLCLCLLTLQNATAETWKELLRYMENMQVSRARSPSFSFRQLHQLEQMLLNTSFPGYNLTLQTPTIQSLAFKLSCDFSGLSLSSATLKRVPQARGQHAQGQYAWGQHAMQFPAELTQDACKTRPRELRLICIYFSNAHFFKDENNSSLLNNYVLGAQLSHGHVNNLRDPVNISFWHNQSLEGYTLSCVFWKEGARKQPWGGWSPEGCRTEQPSHSQVLCRCDHLTYFAVLMLSPALVPAELLAPLTYISLVGCSISIVASLITVLLHFHSRKQSDSLTRIHTNLHASVLLLNITFLLSPAFAMSPVPRSACTALAAALHYALLSCLTWMAIEGFNLYLLLGRVYNIYIRRYVLKLGVLGWGVPALLVLLSLSVKSSVYGPHTIPVFNSWENGTGFQNMSICWVRSPVVHSVLVMGYGGLTSLFNLVVLAWALWTLRRLRARADAPNARACRDTVTVLGLTVLLGTTWALAFFSFGVFLLPQLFLFTILNSLYGFFLFLWFCSQRCRSEAEAKAQVEAFSSSQTTP
- the ADGRG5 gene encoding adhesion G-protein coupled receptor G5 isoform X1; protein product: MDHCGTLFLCLCLLTLQNATAETWKELLRYMENMQVSRARSPSFSFRQLHQLEQMLLNTSFPGYNLTLQTPTIQSLAFKLSCDFSGLSLSSATLKRVPQARGQHAQGQYAWGQHAMQFPAELTQDACKTRPRELRLICIYFSNAHFFKDENNSSLLNNYVLGAQLSHGHVNNLRDPVNISFWHNQSLEGYTLSCVFWKEGARKQPWGGWSPEGCRTEQPSHSQVLCRCDHLTYFAVLMQLSPALVPAELLAPLTYISLVGCSISIVASLITVLLHFHSRKQSDSLTRIHTNLHASVLLLNITFLLSPAFAMSPVPRSACTALAAALHYALLSCLTWMAIEGFNLYLLLGRVYNIYIRRYVLKLGVLGWGVPALLVLLSLSVKSSVYGPHTIPVFNSWENGTGFQNMSICWVRSPVVHSVLVMGYGGLTSLFNLVVLAWALWTLRRLRARADAPNARACRDTVTVLGLTVLLGTTWALAFFSFGVFLLPQLFLFTILNSLYGFFLFLWFCSQRCRSEAEAKAQVEAFSSSQTTP